One genomic window of Nicotiana sylvestris chromosome 10, ASM39365v2, whole genome shotgun sequence includes the following:
- the LOC138880245 gene encoding uncharacterized protein translates to MKAQTLADHLAENLVDDEYMPLSTYFPDEQVYSIEEMVPDDHPVWKMYFDGAVNIKGVGIGEILISPIGYHYPATDRLWFFCTNNTAKYEACIMGLKMAIDLDVHELLVMGDSDLLIWQAQGNTHIDPLEIQVWNQHGYCNTIEIEPDGEPWYHDIKRFLKTREYPEHAKGDQKRTIRRLASGFFLNGEILYKRTPD, encoded by the exons atgaaagcacaaactttggcagatcatttggcagagaatctaGTTGATGATGAGTACATGCCACTTAGCACATACTTCCCAGATGAACAGGTCTACTCAATAGAGGAAATGGTTCCAGACGATCACCCTGtatggaaaatgtattttgatgggGCTGTCAATATCAAAGGAGTTGGGATCGGGGAAATCCTCATCTCACCTATTGGATATCATTACCCTGCAACGGACCGACTTTGGTTCTTCTGTACCAATAATACGGCAAaatatgaagcttgtatcatGGGTTTGAAAATGGCCATCGATCTGGATGTGCATGAACTGTtagttatgggagattctgacttgcttatctggcaagcccaag gcaacactcatattgatccactagaaatccaagtttggaatcaacacggttactgcaatacaATCGAGATAGAAccagatggtgaaccatggtatcatgacataaaacgattcctgaaaacaagagaatatccagagcatgccAAAGGAGATCAAAAACGAACTATAAGGCGACTCGCCAGTGGTTTCTTCCTAAATGGGGAAAttctgtacaagaggaccccagattga